The proteins below are encoded in one region of Sulfolobus islandicus Y.N.15.51:
- a CDS encoding GH116 family glycosyl hydrolase has protein sequence MVKYTDKDRIVAGVPLGGIGTGKLEIDNKVRIINVTIRNNWGNPIKLLRGFHVFIKPKDKRGFIFQKDGGIYKVSEFPGEIIYEGKYPVVKVVGKSNEVEVELEAFSPIIPNDLKNSSLPAIGISLKVKGIKEGKVAISFPNIVGSVSIGRVNESIRNGVIHKNLKANDYDPAKGNTTLISNNVSDIITQYNLKRKPSETMNFWLSQYENEEPWVKLNRGEEIEDNPHEVTGHRDDPASIIISEGEEMRYVFAWYFNGKHVFYPYGHYYENFFKDSSEIAKYFLDNFDHLRKDIFHNIVNVKEEWLRDAIINSSYILSSNTWLDEKGRFAIYEAPQNCPYLGTIGTCYEFGSLPVILMFPELEKLFLKLLISYVRNDGYVPHDLGFHSLDSPIDGTTSPPKWKDMNPSLILLVYRYFKFTNDIDFLKEVYPTIVKVMDWELRQCRDGLPFMEGEMDNAFDATIIKGHDSYTSSLFIASLIAMREIAKLVGDSNYVGFINEKLNVAREAFRKMFNGKYFKAWDGVDKASFLAQLYGEWFTTLLELENIVDENMIKSALESIIRLNGNASPYCVPNLVDENGKIVNLSVQTYSSWPRLVFAICWLAYKKGVGDLSFCKKEWDNLVRNGMVWDQPSRINCYTGKPEINYLDHYVGSPSLWSFLF, from the coding sequence ATGGTTAAATACACTGACAAGGATAGGATAGTGGCTGGAGTTCCACTGGGAGGAATTGGCACTGGAAAACTGGAAATCGACAACAAGGTGAGAATAATCAACGTTACGATAAGGAATAATTGGGGCAATCCCATTAAGCTTTTAAGAGGATTCCACGTATTCATAAAACCTAAAGACAAGAGGGGATTCATCTTCCAAAAGGACGGTGGAATATATAAGGTAAGTGAGTTTCCAGGGGAAATTATTTATGAGGGAAAATATCCAGTTGTCAAAGTAGTGGGAAAGAGTAATGAAGTTGAAGTGGAATTGGAAGCGTTTTCGCCAATAATCCCCAATGACTTGAAGAACTCGTCCTTACCTGCAATAGGAATTAGTTTAAAAGTTAAGGGTATTAAGGAGGGAAAGGTAGCAATATCCTTCCCAAACATTGTTGGTAGTGTGAGTATTGGGAGGGTAAATGAAAGTATAAGGAATGGCGTTATTCATAAGAACTTAAAGGCAAACGATTACGATCCGGCAAAGGGAAATACTACGTTAATATCAAACAACGTGAGTGATATTATAACGCAATACAACCTTAAGAGGAAACCAAGCGAGACGATGAACTTTTGGCTATCACAATACGAAAACGAGGAGCCTTGGGTTAAATTGAATAGGGGAGAGGAAATTGAGGACAATCCTCACGAGGTAACTGGTCATAGGGATGATCCAGCAAGTATTATAATATCAGAAGGGGAGGAAATGAGATATGTGTTTGCATGGTATTTCAATGGTAAACACGTCTTTTACCCCTATGGGCATTACTATGAGAACTTCTTTAAGGATTCCTCAGAAATTGCGAAATATTTCTTGGACAACTTTGATCACTTGAGAAAGGATATATTTCACAATATTGTAAATGTGAAGGAGGAGTGGTTAAGGGATGCAATAATAAATAGTTCATACATTCTATCCTCCAATACTTGGTTAGATGAGAAGGGTAGATTTGCAATTTATGAAGCCCCGCAGAATTGTCCATATTTAGGTACAATTGGTACCTGTTATGAGTTTGGCTCCCTACCAGTGATTTTAATGTTCCCAGAGTTGGAGAAGTTGTTTTTGAAGCTATTGATTAGTTACGTAAGGAATGATGGTTATGTTCCCCACGATCTGGGTTTTCACTCCTTGGATTCTCCCATTGATGGCACTACTTCTCCTCCTAAGTGGAAGGATATGAATCCTAGCTTAATATTATTGGTTTATAGGTACTTTAAGTTCACTAACGATATCGACTTCTTGAAAGAGGTTTACCCAACTATAGTTAAAGTCATGGATTGGGAGTTAAGACAGTGTAGAGACGGCTTGCCTTTCATGGAAGGAGAAATGGATAACGCATTTGACGCTACCATAATTAAGGGCCATGATAGTTACACCTCTTCACTTTTCATAGCTTCTTTAATTGCAATGAGAGAAATTGCAAAGTTAGTTGGCGACAGCAATTATGTTGGTTTTATTAATGAAAAGTTAAATGTTGCTAGAGAAGCGTTTAGGAAAATGTTCAACGGTAAGTATTTCAAGGCATGGGACGGTGTTGATAAGGCTTCATTTCTTGCCCAACTATACGGTGAGTGGTTTACTACTTTATTGGAATTGGAAAATATTGTCGATGAAAATATGATAAAGAGTGCTTTAGAAAGTATTATAAGACTTAATGGTAATGCCTCTCCCTATTGTGTTCCCAACCTAGTTGATGAAAACGGTAAGATTGTTAACTTGAGTGTTCAAACTTACTCCTCTTGGCCTAGACTAGTATTTGCCATTTGCTGGTTAGCTTATAAGAAGGGTGTCGGTGATCTAAGCTTTTGCAAGAAGGAATGGGATAACTTGGTGAGAAACGGTATGGTATGGGATCAGCCGTCCAGGATAAATTGTTATACTGGGAAGCCTGAAATTAACTATCTAGACCATTATGTAGGCAGTCCTAGTCTTTGGAGCTTCCTATTTTAG
- a CDS encoding glycosyltransferase produces MISIIIPAFNEERRIGRTLEKVSSTLPNAEIVVVFDGHDNTPEVVKKFPVKLLISESRLGKGGAIKRGINESNFQRVLLLDADFPTTEEELDKILSTDADLVIPKRKIVGMPLKRKFLHKGFIIITKILFPSLAKFSDFQAGVKLVNREKVLDILDELIINDFLFDVNLIYGFKRRHYKVKEVEINYIHDESDSKISKKLIKVIILMFLSLIKLRVYYSPFRKILYTKTYLKAQGYILRKLR; encoded by the coding sequence TTGATTTCAATTATCATACCGGCATTTAATGAGGAAAGAAGAATTGGTAGGACGTTGGAGAAAGTATCGTCAACACTACCTAATGCTGAAATAGTGGTAGTATTTGATGGGCATGATAATACGCCAGAGGTTGTTAAGAAATTTCCCGTAAAGCTCCTAATAAGTGAGAGCAGACTTGGTAAAGGGGGAGCGATAAAGAGAGGAATTAATGAAAGCAATTTCCAGAGAGTTTTATTATTAGATGCCGATTTTCCCACAACTGAGGAGGAATTAGATAAAATCTTAAGCACTGACGCTGACCTAGTCATACCTAAGAGGAAAATTGTGGGGATGCCATTAAAGAGGAAGTTCCTACATAAGGGATTTATAATAATTACTAAGATACTCTTTCCGTCGCTAGCAAAATTTTCGGACTTCCAAGCTGGTGTTAAGCTAGTAAATAGGGAAAAGGTTTTAGATATATTAGACGAGTTAATAATTAACGATTTTTTATTCGACGTTAACTTAATTTACGGATTTAAACGTAGACATTATAAAGTTAAAGAAGTTGAAATAAATTATATTCATGATGAGAGTGATAGTAAGATATCTAAAAAGTTAATAAAAGTCATAATTCTAATGTTCCTCTCCTTGATAAAATTAAGAGTATATTATTCTCCGTTTAGGAAAATTCTATACACTAAAACTTACCTTAAAGCACAGGGCTACATTTTACGAAAGCTTAGATAG
- the cpsA gene encoding carboxypeptidase CpsA, with protein MDLVEKLKNDVKEIEDWIIQIRRKIHENPELSYKEYSTSKLVAETLRKLGIEVEEGVGLPTAVVGKIRGNKPGKTVALRADMDALPVEETSDVEFRSKVKGVMHACGHDTHVAMLLGGAYLLVKNKDLISGEIRLIFQPAEEDGGLGGAKPMIEAGVMNGVDYVFGIHISSSYPSGVFATRKGPIMATPDAFKIVVHGKGGHGSAPHETIDPIFVSLQIANAIYGITARQIDPVQPFVISITTIHSGTKDNIIPDDAEMQGTIRSLDENVRSKAKDYMRRIVSSVCGIYGATCEVKFMEDVYPITVNNPEVTDEVMKILSSISTVVETEPVLGAEDFSRFLQKAPGTYFFLGTRNEKKGCIYPNHSSKFCVDEDVLKLGALAHALLAIKFSNK; from the coding sequence ATGGATTTAGTTGAGAAGTTGAAGAACGACGTGAAGGAAATAGAGGATTGGATAATTCAAATTAGGAGGAAAATTCACGAGAATCCTGAACTTTCCTATAAAGAGTATAGCACCTCTAAACTAGTGGCAGAAACGTTAAGGAAATTGGGAATAGAAGTAGAGGAGGGCGTTGGATTACCCACTGCAGTAGTTGGTAAGATTAGGGGAAATAAACCCGGGAAGACAGTTGCCTTAAGAGCGGATATGGATGCCCTCCCCGTAGAGGAGACTAGTGACGTAGAGTTCAGGTCCAAGGTTAAAGGGGTAATGCACGCGTGTGGTCATGACACTCACGTAGCAATGCTCTTAGGTGGAGCTTATCTCTTGGTTAAAAATAAAGATTTAATCAGTGGCGAAATTAGGTTAATATTTCAGCCCGCAGAGGAGGATGGAGGATTAGGAGGAGCGAAACCAATGATCGAGGCTGGAGTCATGAATGGTGTAGATTACGTATTTGGTATACATATATCCAGTAGCTATCCATCTGGAGTCTTCGCAACTAGAAAAGGTCCAATAATGGCTACGCCAGATGCGTTTAAGATTGTGGTTCACGGAAAGGGCGGTCACGGTTCTGCTCCTCATGAGACCATAGACCCAATTTTCGTATCATTACAAATAGCCAACGCAATTTACGGTATAACAGCTAGGCAAATCGATCCCGTTCAACCCTTCGTCATATCCATAACTACGATACATTCTGGGACAAAGGATAATATAATACCAGATGACGCTGAAATGCAGGGAACGATTAGAAGTCTAGACGAGAATGTTAGGAGTAAGGCTAAGGATTACATGAGGAGAATAGTTTCATCAGTATGCGGAATTTATGGTGCAACTTGTGAGGTCAAATTCATGGAGGACGTCTATCCAATTACAGTAAATAACCCAGAAGTAACTGATGAGGTGATGAAAATTCTATCTTCAATATCCACAGTCGTTGAGACTGAGCCAGTTCTAGGAGCTGAGGATTTCTCTAGGTTCCTACAGAAAGCACCCGGTACGTATTTCTTCCTGGGAACTAGAAATGAGAAGAAAGGTTGTATATATCCCAACCATAGTTCTAAGTTCTGCGTAGATGAGGATGTGTTGAAACTAGGTGCTTTAGCCCACGCATTATTGGCAATAAAGTTCAGTAACAAATAA
- a CDS encoding transposase — protein MKPWIEYYNLPVPYDKLSSRHKTLLKMHYILITSKALSSLDLYILRVLIVMMIWQCSYRDVEAYYYTDIVVRWFLGERKSKSENHRRAKKLRGEIKKAFKEYAKELEEKLSKLENYLPSSALYGKVNKLWAIDSNIIEVPFGKRNKETLKKKLELNLRQGKFREAANLIYYYMRAKIHRRFKGEFAKKRGRSFFGFKVLYAISPTMILHAIQVEFANFPDNKVGFGMSGYKVVDRGFLGMPSTWIIGFSSFRRYVEFFGIFLKRYWRPYAINKDMVEVFVYVIGIIYNSLIYTSVLAKVPQEEFVKLSS, from the coding sequence ATGAAACCTTGGATAGAATACTACAATCTCCCGGTCCCCTATGATAAACTATCATCAAGGCATAAAACTCTTTTGAAAATGCACTACATACTAATCACCTCAAAAGCACTATCATCACTAGACCTATACATACTTAGAGTACTCATCGTCATGATGATATGGCAATGCTCCTACAGAGATGTAGAAGCATACTATTACACGGACATTGTAGTAAGATGGTTTCTAGGAGAACGCAAGTCAAAATCCGAAAACCACAGAAGGGCAAAGAAACTTAGGGGAGAAATAAAGAAAGCATTCAAGGAATACGCAAAAGAACTTGAGGAAAAGCTAAGCAAACTAGAAAACTACTTGCCAAGTAGTGCCTTATACGGCAAAGTTAACAAACTCTGGGCAATAGATTCCAACATAATCGAAGTACCCTTCGGAAAGAGAAACAAGGAGACATTAAAGAAAAAGCTAGAACTCAACTTGAGACAAGGAAAGTTTAGGGAAGCAGCAAACTTAATTTACTACTATATGAGGGCTAAGATTCATCGTAGATTTAAGGGTGAGTTTGCGAAGAAGAGGGGTAGGAGTTTCTTCGGCTTCAAGGTTTTATATGCTATTTCCCCAACCATGATTCTTCACGCAATTCAAGTTGAGTTTGCAAACTTTCCCGATAATAAGGTTGGTTTTGGTATGAGTGGTTATAAGGTTGTTGATAGGGGTTTCTTGGGAATGCCCTCAACTTGGATAATTGGTTTTTCTAGTTTTAGACGTTATGTTGAATTCTTTGGTATTTTCTTGAAGAGGTATTGGAGACCTTACGCTATTAACAAGGATATGGTTGAGGTTTTTGTTTACGTTATTGGAATAATTTACAATTCCTTGATTTACACTTCCGTGTTAGCAAAAGTTCCGCAAGAGGAATTTGTCAAACTCTCTAGTTAA
- a CDS encoding SPFH domain-containing protein, with translation MSLTIRGQVISTEKEDGSSFMTADAIIFKYPKEAITSKSLIIVQPTERAIVLIQGQIVADLPPGSHNIQTPGNPVSAFLSKFRYNTLPYDTVVYFISTTRHEVRVAGVSQTDDLVPLEYETAIYFRVQNPAALVTNVQFGSLYFKDADLAHYISPIVDQEVSSVLNRVNLTDVFKKFSEISTAVTAALKQFLAEIGVDLISVRITRLLPQDPELRRIIQLRDMGIPLMDAVRMGLARILAEQQNAAAVNMAIGVPYYPNLSTIVNLPDGLIRVGIGRRGQQQSGGAQQ, from the coding sequence ATGTCTTTAACCATTAGAGGTCAAGTTATTTCGACAGAAAAAGAAGATGGATCAAGTTTTATGACAGCTGATGCTATAATTTTCAAATACCCAAAGGAGGCAATTACTTCGAAATCACTTATAATAGTACAACCCACAGAGAGAGCCATAGTTTTAATACAAGGACAAATTGTTGCAGATTTACCTCCCGGTAGTCATAATATTCAAACTCCAGGAAATCCGGTTTCAGCTTTTCTATCTAAGTTTAGGTATAACACGTTACCATATGATACTGTAGTTTATTTCATCTCGACCACCAGACATGAGGTTAGAGTAGCGGGTGTTAGCCAGACAGATGACCTAGTACCCTTAGAGTATGAGACCGCAATATACTTTAGAGTTCAAAACCCTGCAGCCTTAGTCACAAATGTCCAGTTCGGTTCCCTATATTTCAAAGACGCAGATTTAGCTCATTATATTTCACCAATTGTAGATCAAGAAGTTAGTTCAGTACTTAATCGTGTAAATCTAACTGATGTTTTCAAGAAGTTCTCTGAAATTTCTACTGCAGTTACGGCAGCGTTAAAGCAATTCCTAGCAGAAATAGGTGTAGACCTAATATCTGTAAGAATAACTAGACTTCTGCCTCAAGATCCAGAGCTGAGAAGAATAATACAATTAAGGGATATGGGAATACCATTAATGGATGCAGTTCGAATGGGTTTGGCTAGAATATTAGCTGAACAGCAGAACGCAGCAGCAGTCAATATGGCAATCGGAGTGCCGTATTATCCAAACCTATCAACAATAGTTAATCTACCAGATGGCCTAATAAGAGTAGGTATAGGCAGAAGGGGGCAACAACAGAGTGGTGGAGCACAACAGTAG
- a CDS encoding MFS transporter, whose product MLRNIIVSWIGTFLQLFLRLSWGVISLPIALVFHLNSIQIGLVATVFYIGYIVSSIPWGLIIDRIGPNSAVEYASILLVGMNLLLFLFLTSYAILLVAYLIEGLITAAIFPSAMKIVAVSYSNSSKFTFYVALVESAGPITIITLGIIASFLLHLWRFIYLIMATSFGLIAIFSHFNRIDVNRTEIKRSFKIILDRKITIATLIRLGELWSTWGTTTWIFPMLVLYRNISPTLSGIFLLLFGVGQLVGILSVERSVERFGDRTVILINLIGFILLTFSIIFSNNIDILPEAFLLGIFSFSYRPPTDSLIMRIAGQSSAGTSIGYANAVSQIGTMIAPSFVGLALYLTHSFSISMLALDVGCIISIISLLSLKHL is encoded by the coding sequence GTGTTAAGAAATATAATAGTGAGTTGGATTGGTACTTTTCTTCAGTTGTTTTTAAGGCTCAGTTGGGGAGTCATATCATTGCCAATAGCCTTAGTTTTTCACTTAAACTCCATACAGATTGGGCTAGTTGCCACAGTCTTTTACATAGGTTATATAGTTTCCTCAATCCCTTGGGGTTTGATTATAGATAGAATAGGCCCAAATAGTGCTGTGGAGTACGCATCGATTCTCTTAGTAGGAATGAATCTATTACTCTTTCTCTTCCTTACAAGTTACGCTATTCTACTCGTAGCCTACCTCATAGAAGGACTTATAACAGCTGCCATATTTCCATCAGCAATGAAAATAGTGGCAGTTAGTTACTCCAACAGCTCAAAGTTCACATTTTACGTGGCTTTAGTGGAAAGTGCAGGACCAATAACTATCATCACCTTGGGTATAATAGCAAGTTTTCTGTTGCATTTATGGAGATTTATTTACCTAATCATGGCCACAAGTTTCGGGCTAATTGCAATTTTCAGTCATTTCAATAGGATAGATGTCAATAGGACTGAAATCAAGAGGTCGTTTAAGATAATCCTTGATAGAAAAATAACAATTGCAACGCTAATTAGATTAGGGGAGCTGTGGTCCACGTGGGGTACAACAACGTGGATTTTCCCAATGCTAGTACTTTATAGAAACATCTCTCCGACTTTATCAGGCATATTTCTTCTTCTTTTCGGAGTTGGTCAGCTAGTAGGGATTTTAAGTGTGGAAAGGTCAGTGGAAAGATTTGGCGATAGAACCGTTATCTTAATAAATCTGATAGGATTCATCTTACTAACGTTTTCAATAATTTTCTCAAATAACATCGATATATTACCCGAGGCCTTCTTATTGGGGATTTTCTCGTTCTCATATAGACCTCCAACTGATTCTCTAATAATGAGAATAGCTGGGCAATCTAGTGCGGGAACTTCAATAGGTTACGCCAACGCCGTATCCCAAATTGGGACGATGATCGCTCCATCATTTGTAGGTTTGGCACTGTATTTGACCCATAGCTTCTCTATATCAATGTTAGCCTTGGACGTTGGGTGTATAATATCTATCATATCACTTTTATCCTTGAAACATTTATAG
- a CDS encoding DUF1648 domain-containing protein, translating to MTLLDIIIYVEFTFLFINLFLLPNLQPPDILLGARVTTEFKKNKGKDIVNKYRLSLIGLTLLSLLLYYFVSFISVFIYVILLLLNVVYWRRIVIRRRGSLPVASSRYAVIDTKKKESRKWIITFIVAWGILIFTLVFGSLVYSSAPKLLPTHVGPTGTTFLVKTPLNFYKVEIINTVVLGLLTVLGVFITRTTNVINPAYPDRSYYAFLKFKEEVGIIAGIVGVFMSSLYTTISLFIWTIINLSELEVFIIFLISMLFTVIIVYVLRIGIEGARYLRDVIANDNLLNDDKYWKGGIIYVNPKDPRIWVPKRNGLGYTLNFGHGISILIILAVVFAVITTIILVR from the coding sequence ATGACACTTTTAGATATAATCATTTACGTGGAGTTCACATTTCTCTTTATCAATTTATTCCTATTACCTAACTTACAACCTCCAGATATCCTCCTTGGGGCCAGGGTAACTACGGAGTTTAAAAAGAATAAGGGCAAGGATATAGTTAATAAGTATAGATTATCCCTAATTGGTTTAACGTTGCTATCCCTTTTGCTTTATTATTTCGTAAGCTTTATTTCAGTTTTCATTTACGTTATTCTCCTTTTATTAAACGTTGTTTATTGGAGGAGGATTGTGATAAGACGTAGGGGGAGTCTACCGGTGGCTTCTTCCAGATATGCTGTAATTGACACCAAAAAGAAGGAAAGTAGAAAGTGGATAATTACTTTCATAGTAGCGTGGGGGATCTTGATATTTACATTGGTTTTTGGATCCCTAGTATACTCCTCTGCACCTAAATTACTTCCTACTCACGTTGGTCCTACTGGTACAACTTTTCTCGTTAAGACTCCATTAAACTTTTATAAGGTCGAAATAATTAATACTGTCGTTTTAGGGTTATTAACAGTACTGGGAGTCTTCATTACAAGAACTACTAATGTAATTAACCCAGCATATCCAGATAGAAGCTATTACGCATTTCTTAAATTTAAGGAAGAAGTAGGAATTATTGCAGGGATTGTTGGAGTCTTTATGAGTTCACTATATACTACAATATCGCTCTTCATATGGACAATAATAAACTTAAGCGAACTTGAAGTTTTTATAATCTTTCTCATATCTATGCTCTTCACAGTTATCATAGTTTACGTGCTTAGAATTGGTATTGAAGGTGCTAGATATCTAAGAGATGTTATAGCTAATGATAACTTACTTAATGACGATAAATATTGGAAGGGAGGAATAATATATGTTAACCCAAAAGACCCGAGAATATGGGTTCCAAAAAGAAATGGTTTAGGTTACACATTAAATTTCGGTCATGGAATTTCAATTTTGATTATCCTAGCCGTAGTTTTTGCTGTAATAACTACAATAATCCTTGTTAGGTGA
- a CDS encoding HEAT repeat domain-containing protein produces MDKEKVLNILRNSSNLPLDLIRRLLSDKDKDIKHEAWNYVISNVRDKDFLLELLSFHDTGTRYRAWNSVPEFVERGILTLEEVIKRKEHFLEMLKDSNKVVRALSWYVTLKPLLEMNVVSLGEVLSYSPFLCELINSEFHEVVEEVMQEFKITCKFI; encoded by the coding sequence ATGGATAAGGAAAAGGTTCTAAATATTTTGAGGAATTCCTCAAACTTACCCTTAGATTTAATTAGGAGACTCCTTTCAGACAAGGATAAGGATATTAAACACGAAGCGTGGAATTACGTTATTTCGAACGTAAGGGATAAGGATTTCCTATTGGAACTTTTATCATTTCACGATACTGGGACTAGGTATAGAGCGTGGAATAGTGTTCCTGAGTTCGTAGAGAGGGGTATATTAACTTTGGAAGAGGTTATCAAAAGAAAAGAACATTTCCTTGAAATGCTAAAAGATAGCAATAAGGTCGTAAGGGCGCTATCTTGGTATGTTACGTTAAAACCCCTACTAGAAATGAATGTGGTAAGTCTAGGAGAAGTTCTTAGCTATTCGCCTTTCCTATGTGAGTTAATTAACTCAGAATTTCATGAAGTCGTAGAAGAAGTTATGCAAGAGTTTAAGATCACGTGCAAATTTATATAG
- a CDS encoding GH12 family glycosyl hydrolase domain-containing protein — protein MIMNKLYIIIVPIIVIIVVGVIGGAIYLHHQSPNVKTSSITVTTNETTTLMSITTNTVPTTVTPTTSSIPQLIYVTSSASSPTPVYLNNSTVPSFYLEVNMWNAKTWNGNYTMVFNPLTRTLSVSFNLTQVNPLQWTNGYPEIYVGRKPWDTSYAGNIFPMRIGNMTPFMVSFYINLTKLDPSINFDIASDAWIVRPQIAFSPGTAPGNGDIEIMVWLFSQNLQPAGQQVGEVVIPIYINHTLVNATFQVWKMKNVPWGGWEYIAFRPDGWKVTNGYVAYEPNLFIKALNNFASYNITNYYLTDWEFGTEWGTMTSNGTAYFSWTISNFYETLL, from the coding sequence ATGATAATGAATAAATTATATATCATTATAGTTCCAATAATTGTAATAATAGTTGTGGGTGTAATTGGTGGAGCTATTTACCTACACCATCAGTCACCTAATGTCAAAACATCATCAATAACTGTCACCACTAACGAAACCACAACTTTAATGAGCATAACAACCAATACCGTACCTACAACAGTAACGCCCACTACATCTTCTATTCCTCAGCTAATCTATGTTACATCCTCTGCTAGTTCACCAACTCCAGTTTATCTAAATAACTCAACTGTACCATCATTTTATCTTGAAGTGAACATGTGGAATGCTAAAACTTGGAATGGCAACTATACCATGGTCTTTAACCCGCTTACTCGTACGCTCTCTGTTAGTTTCAACTTAACGCAAGTTAATCCATTACAGTGGACTAATGGCTATCCGGAAATTTACGTGGGCAGAAAACCCTGGGATACTTCATATGCAGGTAACATATTCCCAATGAGGATAGGCAATATGACACCGTTTATGGTATCGTTTTACATAAACTTAACTAAGCTAGACCCGTCAATAAATTTCGATATTGCGTCTGACGCTTGGATAGTTAGGCCTCAAATAGCATTTAGTCCCGGAACTGCTCCAGGTAATGGGGACATTGAGATAATGGTCTGGTTATTTAGTCAGAATTTACAGCCTGCTGGGCAACAAGTTGGAGAAGTAGTAATCCCAATATATATTAATCACACTCTAGTCAACGCCACTTTCCAAGTGTGGAAGATGAAGAACGTCCCATGGGGAGGTTGGGAGTACATAGCATTTAGACCAGATGGCTGGAAAGTCACAAATGGTTACGTCGCATATGAGCCCAACTTGTTCATCAAAGCGTTAAATAATTTCGCAAGCTACAACATTACAAACTATTACTTAACGGATTGGGAGTTCGGTACGGAATGGGGAACAATGACTTCCAATGGTACAGCCTACTTCTCATGGACAATATCGAATTTCTATGAAACTCTCCTCTAA
- a CDS encoding DODA-type extradiol aromatic ring-opening family dioxygenase produces MISFILVAPHGDEIIDPKDEKSSLLNKAMREAASLVKADKYIVITPHNIRIDDHMAVILTQYAEGKRGKIKRKYLCDRGLAYEIYERAKGSGLPVVGVNFGALEGKESKIALDWGSSIPLYFLKRRRIVLLTPARGVKREILRKFGVVIGEVLRDHRKRVGVIVSADHAHTHDPKGPYGYSEYAAVYDSTIVDIFKSERFEDLMKIDDKVISEAKPDSYWQLLIMLGILESSYNKYSVKLMEYQVPSYFGMMVALLS; encoded by the coding sequence GTGATAAGCTTTATTTTAGTAGCACCTCATGGAGATGAGATAATTGATCCAAAAGATGAAAAATCATCGTTGTTAAATAAGGCAATGAGGGAAGCTGCAAGTTTAGTTAAGGCTGATAAGTACATCGTAATTACTCCCCATAATATAAGAATTGACGATCACATGGCGGTAATATTAACGCAATACGCTGAAGGAAAGCGGGGTAAAATCAAGAGAAAGTACCTTTGTGATAGGGGATTGGCTTACGAAATATATGAAAGGGCAAAAGGGAGTGGCCTACCGGTGGTTGGTGTTAATTTCGGGGCTTTAGAAGGAAAGGAGTCAAAGATCGCGCTAGATTGGGGGTCATCGATTCCCCTTTACTTCTTGAAAAGGAGGAGAATTGTATTGTTGACTCCAGCTAGGGGAGTTAAAAGGGAGATATTGAGGAAGTTTGGAGTAGTAATTGGTGAAGTTTTAAGAGATCATAGAAAAAGGGTTGGAGTAATAGTTAGTGCGGATCACGCTCATACCCACGATCCTAAGGGACCTTATGGTTATTCAGAATACGCTGCGGTTTACGATTCCACTATTGTAGATATTTTTAAGAGCGAAAGATTTGAGGATTTGATGAAGATTGATGATAAAGTTATTAGTGAGGCGAAGCCCGATAGCTATTGGCAATTGCTCATAATGCTCGGAATTCTTGAGAGTAGTTATAATAAGTATAGCGTTAAGTTGATGGAATATCAAGTCCCAAGTTATTTTGGGATGATGGTTGCTCTACTCAGTTAA
- a CDS encoding GntR family transcriptional regulator has product MTNITIRIDLNSKKQIYEQIANQIIELIAKGVLNPGDPLPSVREMAAMLSVNMLTVEKAYKYLEGEGFVTVYKKRFVVKTDIRDEKWKELMKEAVYRALAGGAKRDEILFFISALLR; this is encoded by the coding sequence ATGACAAATATAACAATTCGAATAGACCTCAACTCCAAAAAGCAGATCTACGAACAGATAGCTAATCAAATAATTGAACTAATAGCTAAGGGAGTATTAAATCCTGGAGATCCTTTACCCTCAGTTAGGGAAATGGCTGCAATGTTAAGTGTGAATATGTTAACCGTGGAGAAGGCATACAAATATCTGGAAGGTGAAGGATTTGTAACCGTTTACAAGAAGAGATTCGTAGTCAAGACTGATATAAGGGATGAGAAGTGGAAGGAATTGATGAAAGAAGCCGTTTATAGGGCTTTGGCTGGTGGCGCTAAAAGGGATGAGATTCTCTTCTTTATATCAGCTTTGTTGAGGTGA